From Drosophila suzukii chromosome 2R, CBGP_Dsuzu_IsoJpt1.0, whole genome shotgun sequence, a single genomic window includes:
- the LOC108009321 gene encoding uncharacterized protein isoform X1, translating to MALASAAAALLKGSQTPLQQLLEDINFQRTKEMRQLLKDDGGFVVLQGTTYWTDLFVRHFLFQTEPEHSIDSDDLLFFVRKKHVKSSSRHMPKFETEVEVFRKDSRKLPIGDPDVDWEETVYLNMVIHQFDYTLTLAICTRTSPKELQVLRRHSQRVYASPSRRKMDTKGEGEEITYPHICFMVDNFDEVFSDILVRDGEMVCVELVANDKDGAVQGVIFLGSIRYDALKKVYDARQSSLSSKVAQRMSFGLFSSGAGVQTRCEFVRMKGPQGKGHAEMAVTKPKGSGVETPTSEPGFCATDMWDEWEEENDDYCTYRHQRRLSDPSANLNNFSRYGWRTKGSNNQDMVGSGTSPSVGAKARSENEGLDSLASEVSEIEAGDLRDDQQRPAFSASAAKLHPNPNCETNKLATGDQEKLPQDSPSESTSTPASAPAAAAVPAVTPPPLSAAVEVTVSGENNGSSGQSSSTGCNCFGGKKCKKRWASAKNTDTPEMSEIYCPSCEDPSNESPACLAKMPDKRPTRPKPKTSILSVESELVVGKRNSFRLPSEHKRKQQGGSITRSASLSAADRRTSLPVSTKKIIPPRLRSSKAKDLEKDKDKEKDKNKENDKKSSNQKVNGSSTNFLAKMSPKRLKAGKDKDKDKDKSGAAAKNKAVNNNNPKLDTSKTEEYEIADDATSLNGSESEGAGAAKMAILSESDSKLMISVRGREELPVVESPKTPPNRFEKCVRLPVEPENHPLQPNANNENEESDVSKVISPTELTPMLDVANGNQEASSATLPRTAKQAHVSKMLHLVPKRRTPDGTNIYYWCDVPKKAIKELDDGAYNPLWTSRGFTQSFHFWKENRRQQSTPLNAFLTYVTLPWWSIAKDLLDHRETPILTF from the exons ATGGCCCTCGCCAGCGCCGCTGCCGCCCTGCTGAAGGGGTCCCAGACGCCGCTGCAGCAGCTCCTGGAGGACATCAACTTCCAGCGCACCAAGGAGATGCGCCAGCTGCTCAAGGACG ATGGCGGCTTCGTGGTCCTTCAGGGCACCACCTACTGGACGGACCTGTTCGTGCGGCACTTCCTCTTCCAGACAGAGCCCGAGCACAGCATCGACTCGGATGACTTGCTCTTCTTTGTGCGCAAGAAGCACGTGAAGAGCTCCTCGCGCCACATGCCAAAATTTGAG ACTGAGGTGGAGGTATTCCGCAAGGATTCGCGCAAACTGCCCATCGGCGATCCCGATGTGGACTGGGAGGAGACTGTGTATCTCAACATGGTCATCCACCAGTTCGATTACACACTTACCCTGGCCATCTGTACCAGGACCTCGCCCAAGGAGCTTCAGGTGCTGAGGAGGCATTCGCAGAGGGTGTACGCAAGTCCCAGTCGTCGCAAGATGGACACGAAAGGCGAGGGCGAGGAGATCACGTATCCACACATCTGCTTCATGGTGGACAACTTCGACGAGGTGTTCAGCGACATCCTGGTGCGCGACGGGGAGATGGTGTGCGTGGAGCTGGTGGCCAATGACAAGGACGGAGCGGTCCAGGGGGTGATCTTCTTGGGATCCATACGCTACGATGCCTTGAAGAAGGTCTACGATGCCAGG CAATCCAGTCTGAGTTCCAAGGTGGCGCAGCGCATGTCCTTTGGCCTCTTCAGCAGTGGAGCTGGCGTCCAAACGCGCTGTGAGTTCGTCCGGATGAAGGGACCGCAGGGAAAGGGCCACGCCGAGATGGCAGTGACCAAGCCAAAGGGTTCCGGAGTGGAGACGCCCACGAGCGAGCCGGGATTCTGCGCCACCGACATGTGGGACGAGTGGGAGGAGGAGAACGACGACTACTGCACTTACCGACACCAGCGACGTCTCAGCGATCCGAGTGCCAATCTCAACAACTTCTCCCGCTACGGCTGGCGCACCAAGGGCTCTAATAACCAGGACATGGTGGGCAGCGGCACCAGTCCCAGTGTGGGAGCCAAGGCGCGTTCGGAGAACGAGGGCCTGGACTCGCTAGCTAGCGAGGTGTCCGAGATCGAGGCCGGCGATCTGCGCGATG ATCAGCAACGTCCTGCTTTCTCGGCCTCCGCGGCAAAACTGCACCCAAATCCGAACTGCGAGACAAACAAACTCGCGACTGGTGACCAAGAAAAGTTGCCCCAAGATTCTCCAAGTGAGAGTACTTCCACTCCGGCTTCAGCTCCAGCGGCAGCTGCTGTTCCGGCTGTCACTCCGCCCCCATTGAGTGCCGCCGTGGAGGTGACCGTGTCCGGCGAAAACAACGGGTCCTCCGGACAGAGCTCATCCACGGGATGCAACTGCTTTGGTGGCAAGAAGTGCAAGAAGCGCTGGGCGTCGGCCAAGAACACTGACACCCCGGAAATGTCCGAGATCTACTGCCCCAGCTGCGAGGATCCGTCCAACGAGTCGCCCGCCTGCCTGGCCAAGATGCCCGACAAGCGGCCCACCCGTCCCAAGCCCAAGACCAGCATCCTGAGTGTTGAGAGCGAGCTGGTGGTTGGCAAAAGGAACAGTTTCCGGCTTCCGTCGGAGCACAAGCGCAAGCAGCAGGGCGGGAGCATCACCAGGAGCGCCTCCCTGAGCGCCGCTGACCGCAGGACCAGCCTTCCGGTGTCCACCAAGAAGATCATTCCCCCAAGACTGCGCTCGAGCAAGGCCAAGGATCTCGAGAAGGACAAAGATAAGGAAAAGGATAAGAACAAGGAGAACGACAAAAAGTCGTCAAATCAGAAGGTCAACGGCTCAAGTACCAACTTTCTGGCCAAGATGTCGCCCAAGCGGCTTAAGGCCGGCAAGGACAAAGACAAGGACAAGGACAAATCGGGTGCAGCAGCCAAAAACAAAGCAGTCAATAATAATAACCCCAAGTTGGACACCTCCAAAACCGAGGAGTACGAGATCGCCGATGATGCCACTTCCCTGAATGGGAGTGAATCGGAAGGAGCTGGAGCCGCCAAAATGGCCATCCTGAGTGAGAGCGATAGCAAGCTGATGATCAGCGTTCGTGGACGTGAGGAGCTGCCGGTGGTGGAATCACCCAAGACGCCACCGAACCGCTTCGAGAAGTGTGTCCGCCTGCCTGTGGAGCCGGAGAACCATCCACTGCAGCCGAACGCGAACAATGAGAACGAAGAGAGCGATGTATCCAAGGTGATTTCGCCCACGGAGCTGACGCCCATGCTGGATGTGGCCAATGGCAACCAGGAGGCGAGCAGTGCTACTCTACCGAGGACAGCCAAGCAGGCTCATGTCAGCAAGATGCTGCATTTGGTGCCCAAGCGCAGAACTCCCGATGGCACCAACATCTACTACTGGTGTGATGTGCCCAAAAAGGCAATAAAAG AACTCGACGACGGCGCCTATAATCCCCTGTGGACCAGTCGAGGCTTCACGCAGTCCTTTCACTTCTGGAAGGAGAACAGGCGACAGCAGTCGACGCCGCTCAATGCATTCCTCACCTATGTGACACTGCCCTGGTGGAGCATTGCTAAGG ACCTCTTGGATCACCGGGAAACGCCTATTCTGACCTTTTAG
- the LOC108009321 gene encoding uncharacterized protein KIAA0930 homolog isoform X2 has protein sequence MALASAAAALLKGSQTPLQQLLEDINFQRTKEMRQLLKDDGGFVVLQGTTYWTDLFVRHFLFQTEPEHSIDSDDLLFFVRKKHVKSSSRHMPKFETEVEVFRKDSRKLPIGDPDVDWEETVYLNMVIHQFDYTLTLAICTRTSPKELQVLRRHSQRVYASPSRRKMDTKGEGEEITYPHICFMVDNFDEVFSDILVRDGEMVCVELVANDKDGAVQGVIFLGSIRYDALKKVYDARQSSLSSKVAQRMSFGLFSSGAGVQTRCEFVRMKGPQGKGHAEMAVTKPKGSGVETPTSEPGFCATDMWDEWEEENDDYCTYRHQRRLSDPSANLNNFSRYGWRTKGSNNQDMVGSGTSPSVGAKARSENEGLDSLASEVSEIEAGDLRDELDDGAYNPLWTSRGFTQSFHFWKENRRQQSTPLNAFLTYVTLPWWSIAKDLLDHRETPILTF, from the exons ATGGCCCTCGCCAGCGCCGCTGCCGCCCTGCTGAAGGGGTCCCAGACGCCGCTGCAGCAGCTCCTGGAGGACATCAACTTCCAGCGCACCAAGGAGATGCGCCAGCTGCTCAAGGACG ATGGCGGCTTCGTGGTCCTTCAGGGCACCACCTACTGGACGGACCTGTTCGTGCGGCACTTCCTCTTCCAGACAGAGCCCGAGCACAGCATCGACTCGGATGACTTGCTCTTCTTTGTGCGCAAGAAGCACGTGAAGAGCTCCTCGCGCCACATGCCAAAATTTGAG ACTGAGGTGGAGGTATTCCGCAAGGATTCGCGCAAACTGCCCATCGGCGATCCCGATGTGGACTGGGAGGAGACTGTGTATCTCAACATGGTCATCCACCAGTTCGATTACACACTTACCCTGGCCATCTGTACCAGGACCTCGCCCAAGGAGCTTCAGGTGCTGAGGAGGCATTCGCAGAGGGTGTACGCAAGTCCCAGTCGTCGCAAGATGGACACGAAAGGCGAGGGCGAGGAGATCACGTATCCACACATCTGCTTCATGGTGGACAACTTCGACGAGGTGTTCAGCGACATCCTGGTGCGCGACGGGGAGATGGTGTGCGTGGAGCTGGTGGCCAATGACAAGGACGGAGCGGTCCAGGGGGTGATCTTCTTGGGATCCATACGCTACGATGCCTTGAAGAAGGTCTACGATGCCAGG CAATCCAGTCTGAGTTCCAAGGTGGCGCAGCGCATGTCCTTTGGCCTCTTCAGCAGTGGAGCTGGCGTCCAAACGCGCTGTGAGTTCGTCCGGATGAAGGGACCGCAGGGAAAGGGCCACGCCGAGATGGCAGTGACCAAGCCAAAGGGTTCCGGAGTGGAGACGCCCACGAGCGAGCCGGGATTCTGCGCCACCGACATGTGGGACGAGTGGGAGGAGGAGAACGACGACTACTGCACTTACCGACACCAGCGACGTCTCAGCGATCCGAGTGCCAATCTCAACAACTTCTCCCGCTACGGCTGGCGCACCAAGGGCTCTAATAACCAGGACATGGTGGGCAGCGGCACCAGTCCCAGTGTGGGAGCCAAGGCGCGTTCGGAGAACGAGGGCCTGGACTCGCTAGCTAGCGAGGTGTCCGAGATCGAGGCCGGCGATCTGCGCGATG AACTCGACGACGGCGCCTATAATCCCCTGTGGACCAGTCGAGGCTTCACGCAGTCCTTTCACTTCTGGAAGGAGAACAGGCGACAGCAGTCGACGCCGCTCAATGCATTCCTCACCTATGTGACACTGCCCTGGTGGAGCATTGCTAAGG ACCTCTTGGATCACCGGGAAACGCCTATTCTGACCTTTTAG
- the tef gene encoding protein teflon: MSSFLDMLSGSGEVDLKKCGDVVVSPCDNMIALYCHFCRDIFTQLPEFLRHLQWAHADALHFTKEHNVYSVEELMSDELEDQEDAQSAGNSSSSGDSGVQAESEEPVAPKDYQDDPQDTIEKLKPIYKSDSKKVLPDENDFREKEPKVQGRGFNGPRKAENKGKSLKICELKSHAIAKKSRKHMSVVKSRILQAIKGDLPANLQMKPPNTKCSLPITEPLQEDNIPTHSFHTPPKPVPTSSSLSVRKSTLTKAQYCVVKKPLNMKPKPISTGHEERMLEISKPASQSQVVKKRKSSPLQIRHVEVFPPLNLVPTALIKPKEPIKDFSNLPPLHKHAKTLIKPENAIENSSSISALVKKVSNPHQTNKPSLKRVFGENNQDTSQSLTGRELNSSIAQNPLKTNTKKFLKLSAKLEQENLLRPSTDNTVCSVSEKNNTKFRTLVLGNKNVLKKEQTSPTKTARLATPSTEILKKVGLPAIIDSTYEDTKALDELVNLREKAAQFSKIYRKYDSIWNYRNINPPVKHEFIACKVAALTAEVNLAMKCDLSESDIKRIVNLISVWNKDMVNLQTVNPSTITATAQRHLSLFKYLPVKFAYFCESCDDIFTFEEVFNKHSLSHQPVPYRCPICQKAFKHQGFYDKHVRTFHA, from the exons atgTCGTCCTTTCTGGACATGCTGTCGGGCAGCGGGGAAGTGGACCTGAAGAAGTGCGGCGACGTGGTGGTCTCGCCCTGCGATAATATGATCGCGCTTTACTGCCACTTCTGCCGGGACATTTTCACCCAGTTGCCGGAGTTCCTGAGACACCTGCAGTGGGCGCACGCCGATGCGCTGCACTTCACCAAGGAGCACAACGTGTACAGCGTGGAGGAGCTGATGTCCGATGAGCTGGAAGACCAGGAGGATGCCCAGTCGGCGggaaacagcagcagcagcggggACTCCGGGGTGCAGGCAGAATCGGAGGAGCCAGTGGCCCCCAAGGATTACCAGGATGACCCACAAGATACCATAGAAAAAC TGAAACCTATATATAAATCCGATTCAAAAAAGGTTCTGCCAGATGAAAATGACTTCAGAGAGAAGGAACCAAAGGTTCAGGGCCGGGGATTCAATGGACCTCGCAAGGCTGAAAATAAGGGAAAATCCCTGAAGATATGCGAACTAAAAAGTCACGCTATAGCCAAGAAATCGAGGAAACACATGAGCGTCGTGAAGAGCCGCATACTACAAGCCATTAAAGGCGACTTGCCTGCAAACCTTCAGATGAAACCACCAAATACCAAATGCAGTCTTCCCATAACTGAACCTCTTCAGGAAGACAACATACCCACACATAGCTTTCATACACCTCCTAAACCTGTGCCGACCTCATCTAGTTTGAGTGTGAGGAAGTCTACTTTAACTAAGGCACAATACTGTGTGGTGAAGAAACCACTGAACATGAAACCAAAGCCCATTTCAACTGGTCATGAAGAAAGAATGCTTGAAATCTCCAAACCTGCTAGCCAAAGTCAAGTggttaaaaaaagaaaatcatcCCCCTTACAAATACGGCATGTCGAAGTTTTTCCACCTCTTAATTTAGTTCCTACGGCGCTAATTAAACCAAAAGAACCTATTAAAGACTTTTCAAACCTTCCACCTCTTCATAAACATGCAAAGACGTTGATTAAACCAGAAAATGCTATTGAAAACAGTTCAAGCATTTCAGCCTTGGTCAAAAAGGTTTCCAACCCACATCAGACTAACAAACCGTCGCTGAAAAGAGTTTTCGGAGAAAATAACCAAGACACAAGTCAAAGTCTTACAGGGCGCGAACTGAATTCAAGTATTGCCCAAAATCCATTAAAAACCAATactaaaaagtttttaaagcTCAGTGCCAAATTGGAGCAGGAAAACCTACTAAGACCTTCTACCGACAATACTGTATGTTCTGTTTCTGAGAAGAATAATACGAAATTTAGAACACTTGTGCTGGGAAATAAGAATGTACTAAAAAAGGAGCAGACCAGTCCCACAAAAACTGCACGTTTGGCAACTCCCTCAAcagaaattttgaaaaaagttGGG ttGCCAGCAATCATAGATAGCACCTATGAGGACACAAAAGCGTTGGACGAGTTGGTGAACTTGCGCGAAAAGGCTGCCCAGTTTAGTAAAATCTACAGAAAGTACGACTCAATTTGGAACTATAGAAATATAAACCCGCCAGTCAAACATGAATTCATTGCTTGCAAGGTTGCCGCATTAACTGCGGAAGTGAACTTGGCCATGAAGTGCGACCTGTCCGAAAGTGATATTAAACGCATTGTTAACCTGATCTCAGTTTGGAACAAAGATATGGTTAATCTTCAGACAGTCAATCCTTCAACAATTACGGCCACCGCTCAACGTCATTTAAGTTTATTCAAGTATTTGCCTGTTAAGTTTGCATACTTTTGCGAGAGTTGCGATGACATCTTTACCTTTGAAGAAGTCTTCAATAAGCATTCGTTGTCCCACCAACCCGTTCCGTACCGTTGCCCAATATGTCAGAAAGCTTTCAAACACCAGGGATTCTACGATAAGCATGTGCGAACCTTTCATGCCTAA